The following coding sequences are from one Nonlabens arenilitoris window:
- a CDS encoding recombinase family protein has translation MYQSNLVMKARYNRISTANQNLERQLAKQAKGETIYNDVISGSVLFNKRPKGQELTEDIKSGKITYVSVSSIDRLGRNLIDILQTVQFFTDNGVNLMVDNLGITSLIDGKPNSTFNLIISVMGNVAQMERETLLERQREGIAIAKAKGTYKGRVRGSVEAKEDFLSKYPDVIKSLKKGNSLRDTAKISECSLGTVQKVKQYLKTA, from the coding sequence TTGTATCAAAGTAATTTAGTTATGAAGGCACGCTATAATCGCATAAGTACAGCAAATCAAAATTTAGAACGTCAATTAGCAAAACAAGCTAAAGGTGAAACCATCTACAACGATGTTATTAGTGGGTCGGTACTTTTCAATAAAAGACCAAAAGGTCAGGAACTTACAGAAGATATTAAATCTGGAAAAATAACTTACGTATCTGTTTCTAGTATTGATAGACTTGGTAGAAATCTCATAGATATATTACAAACGGTTCAATTTTTTACTGATAATGGTGTTAATCTAATGGTCGATAATCTGGGTATTACTAGCCTCATTGATGGAAAACCGAACAGCACCTTCAATCTCATAATAAGTGTTATGGGTAATGTAGCACAGATGGAACGTGAGACTTTACTTGAACGTCAGCGTGAAGGTATTGCAATCGCAAAAGCAAAAGGTACTTACAAAGGTCGTGTTCGTGGTTCTGTTGAAGCTAAAGAAGATTTTTTATCTAAATATCCAGATGTAATTAAATCTTTAAAAAAGGGTAATTCTCTTAGAGACACAGCTAAAATTTCTGAATGTTCACTAGGAACAGTACAAAAGGTTAAACAGTATTTAAAAACTGCTTAA
- a CDS encoding UDP-N-acetylmuramoyl-tripeptide--D-alanyl-D-alanine ligase, whose amino-acid sequence MPIISLTGSNGKTTTKELTLSVLSQQFNVKGTAGNLNNHIGVPLTLLSFDSSTEIGIVEMGANHLKEIKLLSSIALPDYGLITNYGKAHLEGFGSEENIIKGKSELFDHLRIHNKTAIVGHWDKEQLKRSYGIERFLTSSDSKLIKAEPYISLEFEDLQCDTQLVGEYNYHNILLAAAVGQVFNMSTAKIIKGISQYSPTNNRSQVIQTGHLKIILDAYNANPSSMVVALKNLSKQSENQKIAILGDMFELGKYTTKEHQNIAELTQQLQIDQTYLIGQAFSKVKCEQAQLFENLESFIKQFKMDKTQESVMLIKGSRGMALERILEIIK is encoded by the coding sequence ATACCCATCATCTCATTAACAGGAAGCAATGGGAAAACCACGACTAAAGAATTAACACTATCCGTTCTAAGTCAACAATTCAATGTTAAAGGAACGGCAGGTAATTTAAATAATCATATAGGCGTACCATTAACTCTTTTAAGCTTTGATAGCTCTACAGAGATAGGAATTGTTGAAATGGGCGCTAATCATTTGAAAGAAATAAAATTACTTTCCAGCATCGCTCTACCCGATTATGGACTGATTACAAATTATGGAAAAGCTCACTTAGAAGGATTTGGAAGTGAAGAAAATATAATAAAAGGAAAAAGTGAGTTATTTGACCATTTAAGAATCCATAATAAAACAGCGATTGTAGGTCACTGGGACAAAGAACAATTAAAAAGATCTTATGGAATTGAGCGCTTTTTAACAAGTAGCGATAGTAAGCTTATCAAAGCTGAACCCTACATCAGTCTAGAATTTGAAGACCTACAATGCGACACACAATTAGTAGGTGAATACAATTATCACAATATACTACTCGCTGCTGCTGTAGGACAAGTTTTCAATATGAGCACAGCTAAAATTATAAAAGGTATATCTCAATACAGTCCTACAAACAATCGATCACAGGTTATTCAGACAGGGCACTTAAAAATCATTTTAGACGCTTACAACGCAAACCCTAGCAGTATGGTTGTTGCTTTAAAAAACCTAAGCAAACAATCAGAAAATCAGAAAATAGCCATTCTGGGCGATATGTTTGAATTGGGAAAATACACAACCAAAGAACATCAAAATATTGCTGAATTAACACAACAACTTCAAATAGACCAAACATACTTAATTGGCCAAGCGTTTTCAAAGGTAAAGTGTGAGCAAGCTCAATTATTTGAGAACCTCGAGAGCTTTATTAAACAATTTAAAATGGACAAAACGCAAGAATCTGTAATGCTCATAAAAGGATCTAGAGGTATGGCATTAGAACGAATATTGGAAATAATTAAGTAG
- a CDS encoding Mur ligase domain-containing protein — translation MEELYQLFLSSNGIQTDTRRIKKGQIFYALIGENFNGNQYIEQALDKGALHAISNDHKWDKNPRVTVVEDTLKNLQDLATFHRKN, via the coding sequence ATGGAAGAATTATATCAATTATTTTTAAGCAGCAATGGCATACAGACTGACACTAGAAGAATAAAAAAAGGTCAGATATTTTATGCGTTAATTGGAGAAAATTTTAATGGTAATCAATACATAGAACAGGCACTAGATAAAGGTGCTCTTCATGCAATATCTAACGATCACAAATGGGACAAAAACCCTAGAGTTACTGTAGTAGAGGACACTTTAAAAAATCTACAAGATCTAGCAACCTTTCACAGAAAAAATTAA
- the gldJ gene encoding gliding motility lipoprotein GldJ: MKKYFALKAVFTLIAGVALVSCGGGGNDYSSTSRGTGWDVTGKNGGFELNTKYKEQETGPGLVFVEGGTFTMGRVKDDPMHDWNNTPNQQHVQSFYIDETEVTNGMYLEMLDWIKGVFPPEDEEYRNIYNGAVPDTLVWRNRLGFNEEMTKNYLRHPAYQNYPVVGVTWIQAVEFSEWRTDRVNELILNQEGYTAKDALANQEAGSTFSTETYLNAPTLAYGGDDEKTRGGKRSESLEKRKTQKAAKQGDGGGEASGLYVTRKDGIILPGYRLPTEAEWEYAALAEVSQREYNAYRGRKKYPWDGQYTRSGKRQTRGDHMANFKQGDGDYGGIAGWSDDGADITAEVMSYEPNDFGVYDMAGNVSEWVADVYRPIVDDEFNDFNYYRGNQYTKNKIGADGMIAVVEADSIVYDTLSNGKTIARALPGEIQQVEVDENETYLRTNFDRSDNRDFRDGDRRSSKYFDNTDQLADNKRMYDSPLHTVESDSLGTLDRQYDQENTRTTLIDNEVRVIKGGSWRDRAYWLDPASRRFYPQDMAKDDLGFRCAMSRVGSKSKKNKRPRN; encoded by the coding sequence ATGAAGAAGTACTTTGCATTAAAAGCAGTATTTACACTAATCGCTGGTGTGGCACTAGTGAGCTGTGGTGGTGGTGGAAACGATTATTCTAGCACATCTCGAGGAACTGGATGGGACGTTACCGGTAAAAACGGTGGTTTTGAATTAAATACTAAATATAAGGAGCAGGAAACTGGACCAGGATTAGTATTTGTTGAAGGTGGAACATTTACAATGGGTCGCGTTAAAGATGACCCGATGCATGACTGGAACAACACTCCTAACCAGCAACACGTTCAGTCTTTCTACATTGATGAAACTGAGGTTACTAACGGTATGTATTTAGAAATGCTGGATTGGATTAAAGGAGTTTTTCCACCTGAAGATGAAGAATATCGTAACATCTATAATGGTGCAGTGCCTGACACTCTGGTATGGAGAAACCGACTAGGATTTAATGAAGAAATGACTAAGAACTACTTACGTCACCCAGCATACCAAAATTATCCTGTGGTAGGTGTTACATGGATCCAGGCAGTTGAATTCTCTGAATGGAGAACAGACCGTGTAAATGAATTAATTCTTAATCAAGAAGGCTATACTGCTAAAGATGCACTTGCAAATCAAGAGGCTGGCTCAACATTCAGCACTGAGACTTATCTAAACGCACCTACTCTAGCTTACGGTGGAGACGATGAGAAAACGCGTGGTGGAAAAAGAAGTGAATCTCTAGAAAAAAGAAAAACACAAAAAGCTGCAAAGCAAGGTGACGGCGGTGGCGAGGCATCCGGATTATATGTAACTCGTAAAGACGGTATCATCTTACCTGGATATAGACTACCGACTGAAGCAGAATGGGAATATGCAGCACTTGCTGAAGTTTCTCAAAGAGAATATAACGCATATCGCGGTAGAAAAAAATATCCATGGGATGGACAATACACACGTAGTGGTAAGCGTCAAACACGTGGAGATCACATGGCTAACTTTAAGCAAGGTGATGGAGATTATGGTGGTATAGCTGGATGGAGTGATGACGGAGCTGATATCACTGCAGAGGTTATGTCTTATGAGCCTAACGACTTTGGTGTTTACGACATGGCTGGTAACGTATCTGAATGGGTAGCTGACGTTTACCGTCCTATCGTTGATGATGAATTTAACGACTTTAACTACTATCGTGGTAACCAATACACAAAAAACAAAATAGGTGCTGATGGAATGATTGCTGTTGTAGAAGCTGATTCTATAGTATACGATACCTTAAGTAATGGTAAGACGATTGCACGTGCATTACCTGGTGAGATTCAACAAGTAGAAGTTGATGAAAACGAGACTTATTTAAGAACTAACTTTGACAGAAGTGATAACCGCGACTTCCGTGATGGTGATCGTCGTTCTTCTAAATATTTTGACAACACTGATCAACTAGCAGACAACAAAAGAATGTATGACTCTCCACTTCACACTGTAGAATCAGATTCATTAGGAACTCTTGATAGACAATACGATCAAGAAAACACTAGAACAACTCTAATTGATAACGAAGTACGTGTTATCAAAGGTGGATCTTGGAGAGATAGAGCTTACTGGTTAGACCCAGCGTCTCGTAGATTCTATCCACAGGACATGGCTAAAGATGATCTTGGTTTCCGTTGTGCGATGTCTCGTGTTGGATCTAAGTCTAAGAAAAACAAAAGACCTCGCAATTAA